TTCtcatatgtttatttgttgatatataagtatgaattttggaacttGAACATGCAgacccacctttttttttttttaatttcgaATGAACAAattcaattctttttttcttcattttataaaataaaattcattaaattttattatataagtCCCggaaaaattggggtgtctacacccaTTACtagtaaattaattaattgattgttcAAATGACCTAGCATACTATAGTTTATTgaattaagagaaaaaaaaaaaaaaaagtagtactCCATGTATAATGAGATACGTATGCATGTTGAGAAGGCTGTATTTACTAGCACCGACAAACTGGCTATGTACGTGCCTATGAACTCACAGGTGTATtgatcaatcatatatatatatattcgattCTTTGCTTCTGCTGCCATGGTTAAAACCTTGGAGATTCCATTTGAAATCAAGGCATGCTAGTGCGTGCTGTCTCCAGCATACCCTACGAGGTTTACTGTTCGTTGAGAATTTCACTTTTAAGTTTGTTtcacattaaaaaattaaagtggatgatgtgtgcttatatacatggatggacccaagaacCAATAGGTtgaaacttttggatcaagttagtattcacccatgtatatcaaacCTATCAATGGGCTCCTCTTGTCATAACAATGTCGTGGAcagaaacaaaatataaaaataaagatCCTATTCCAAGAAAACCAAAAAATCAAAGAGATGATCTTGATACCATTCTCACTTGGGAAGGAAATTGATCGAAGTTCACTCTTATAAATAGCTGTGCATGCATGCTTTACAATAATGGCGGATGCTGATCGACAAAGGCTGTGATATATATATTCATCATGGAGGATGTGCCCGCTACAACCTGGAAAGCGTCTCCAGCGACGGCGGGAGCCGATGAATCACGCAGTTACCGCCGGAAACCGTTCGCGACGGCAAATGATCATCCCGATTTTCTTAATATAGTAATCCAACAAGAAGGttcaattttccttttctatATTTTTTGCCTTTTTGACACAATACATGCATGGTGAAGAatcagaaattttaaaaaaattggatgGAGAGCATATATGGTATGCAAGAATAAGATTGAAATGCAATAAAAAATTGAATGGATAGTACATATgtgttatttaaattttttagaaaTCCTAAATAAGTCCACTCTTTATATGTATTATATAAATGAATTTATCACATATTTAGCATTTAGAAAATAGACAGACATAGATATATAGTatacatattaatatatattgaatttaatatGATTTTGCCATCTATATATATCAAgtatagttaatatttttttatataatttatttattccaATATAACGTGAAAATTAGGTCTTTGGAAAGACCACCGTCATTCTCTTTCTATCAAATCCTTTTGTctaaaaaaattatcaaataatGTGACATGTGAATCTTGCTGTGCGATTCCTATTTAATGTGATTTCTTATTGGAAAACTGTTTATTATTTCCTCactaataaattttaaaaagcgAAGGTGCTGGCCCACCATCAACCACCACCAGCACAAAGGAGTGGTTAAAATCCCTGATGAACGGCGATCACAACGGTGACGCAGCAGCGCCGGAAAATGCCCCATGCAGGACCCGAATTCAGAGAGTTCCCAAAATGCTTCGCGAGGTGAAAGCCAACAGAAAATGCTACTCTCCCGGCGTCGTCTCCTTTGGCCCTTTCCACAGTGACAAAGAGCTCCAAGTAACGGAGAAGACCAAAATGAAATGGGCGCGACATTTCATCTCCCGCAGCAGTACGACAAACGTCGACGAGTTCTACGCGCGCGTAGAAAAGACCGCCAAAACCACCAGACACTGCTACGAGCACGGCTCCACCGACGCCTTCGACGACGACGCCTTTGCCCGGATGATGTTCCTCGACGGCTGCTTCATTCTCCAGTTCGTTGACTGCTGCGCCGGCGAGACGGGCGATGACATGAACATGAAGAGCCACGACGTCGCTTTCGTCACTCGCGACCTGTTCTTGCTGGAAAACCAGATCCCCTTCGAGGTGCTCAAGTGTTTGATGATCTTAAGATACGGAAGTTTCGCCGAAGGAATGCCGATCCTGCAGGAGTTCATTAAACAGCGGTTTCAGGTGGGACCGGTGAGCCACCCGGTCGACCCCCTCCACCTGCTCGACCTTTTGCGCAGGAACAAAACTCTTGTTCGG
This Malania oleifera isolate guangnan ecotype guangnan chromosome 11, ASM2987363v1, whole genome shotgun sequence DNA region includes the following protein-coding sequences:
- the LOC131167453 gene encoding uncharacterized protein LOC131167453; this translates as MEDVPATTWKASPATAGADESRSYRRKPFATANDHPDFLNIVIQQEGAGPPSTTTSTKEWLKSLMNGDHNGDAAAPENAPCRTRIQRVPKMLREVKANRKCYSPGVVSFGPFHSDKELQVTEKTKMKWARHFISRSSTTNVDEFYARVEKTAKTTRHCYEHGSTDAFDDDAFARMMFLDGCFILQFVDCCAGETGDDMNMKSHDVAFVTRDLFLLENQIPFEVLKCLMILRYGSFAEGMPILQEFIKQRFQVGPVSHPVDPLHLLDLLRRNKTLVRPSRLRKPPCYRYRYRSAKKLESAGIHIRPRKTLHLTDVRFQSYSLSAKLELPPIAINSQTKTILLNLAAYETCYNVEDPWVTSYICFMDSLIDDVEDVMELSSNGVFHNLLGTNQQVADLFNDMANSLIPDPNIYSHAKECIERHFEKKTQIWMREWVRANFTFLAFVGAISAIVLSCLQTYFTIFPRK